The Corylus avellana chromosome ca8, CavTom2PMs-1.0 genome has a segment encoding these proteins:
- the LOC132190214 gene encoding uncharacterized protein LOC132190214: MRRASSIASSFFSLGFARRTFESRFNAVRFYCDPSSLSSPKRPGPLAQYRNLIEQGKLQLDPFQERVALELEKLLGRLEQYERDMEEYHVNLANWENNRENEGRRLLMEEAELKQKGDIWMSVEKHRSKFVDKWMFRKKSDNVQPGVGKWVSYLNRERKLDSLVGRRPTAPPAPRGLYIYGNVGSGKTMLMDMFYSATEGIVKHRRRYHFHEAMLKINEHMHKIWKNQVEEKSLQSSLSSWIMNLPFDTKVKEWLAAEERYKQEVQMKNILPAVADKFLFDWRSDQRGASILCFDEIQTVDVFAIVALSGIVSRLLSTGTVLVATSNRAPNDLNQDGMQWEIFLKFLAKLEEHCEIVLIGSEIDYRRLIAQRSIDEAHYFWPLDGIGVKEFEKIWCEVTNQLGGQITTDTIPVMFGRKLEVSKSCEGVARFTFEYLCGRPVGAADYIAVAENYHTVFISDIPSMSMRIRDKARRFITLIDELYNHHCCLFCLAASSIDELFQGTEEGTLFDLESFQFETEIEGGKLRRNVLAEGNVGSGGAPTGIISMLSGQEEMFAFRRAVSRLIEMQTPLYLEGVRTLHPYFLRQHLEFEEKCASTL, translated from the exons ATGAGAAGAGCCTCGTCGATTGCTTCGTCGtttttctctctagggtttGCTCGTCGAACCTTCGAGTCTCGCTTCAATGCGGTTCGCTTCTACTGTGATCCATCCTCTCTTTCTTCCCCCAAGCGTCcag GACCGCTGGCACAATACAGGAATCTGATTGAGCAGGGGAAGCTACAACTTGATCCTTTCCAGGAAAGGGTTGCTTTAGAATTAGAGAAATTACTTGGGAGGTTGGAGCAGTATGAAAGAGATATGGAGGAATATCAT GTAAACTTAGCTAACTGGGAGAACAACAGGGAGAATGAAGGACGAAGGCTTTTGATGGAGGAAGCCGAACTAAAGCAGAAGGGGGATATATGGATGTCAGTGGAAAAGCATCGAAGTAAATTTGTTGACAAATGGATGTTCCG GAAAAAATCTGACAATGTACAACCAGGAGTGGGGAAATGGGTTTCATACCTCAACCGAGAGAGGAAGCTAGATTCACTTGTTGGTCGCCGTCCAACTGCTCCTCCTGCCCCAAgagggctatatatatatggcaatgTTGGAAGTG GGAAGACAATGCTTATGGATATGTTTTATAGTGCCACTGAGGGAATTGTTAAACATCGAAGAAGGTATCACTTTCATGAG GCTATGCTTAAAATTAATGAACATATGCATAAGATATGGAAGAATCAAGTGGAGGAGAAGTCTCTGCAGTCTAGCCTTTCTAGTTGGATTATGAATCTTCCCTTTGATACAAAAGTCAAGGAGTGGCTGGCTGCAGAAGAAAGGTATAAGCAAGAGgtacaaatgaaaaatattcttCCAGCTGTGGCAGACAAATTTCTCTTTGACTGGCGATCGGATCAAAGAGGAGCTAGCATTCTTTGCTTTGATGAAATCCAG ACTGTTGATGTATTTGCTATTGTGGCCTTATCTGGAATTGTCAGCAGATTGTTGAGCACTGGAACTGTTCTTGTGGCCACCAGTAATCGAGCACCAAATGACTTAAATCAG GACGGTATGCAGTGGGAGATATTCCTAAAATTTCTTGCCAAATTGGAGGAGCATTGTGAGATTGTTCTGATTGGAAGTGAGATTGATTATCGCCGTCTTATTGCACAAAGATCTATAGATGAG GCTCATTACTTTTGGCCTTTAGATGGCATTGGTGTAAAGGAGTTTGAGAAAATATGGTGTGAAGTCACCAACCAATTGGGAGGACAAATCACAACAGATACTATTCCTGTGATGTTTGGCAG AAAATTGGAGGTTTCTAAAAGCTGTGAGGGAGTGGCAAGGTTCACATTCGAGTATCTTTGTGGTCGGCCG GTAGGTGCTGCAGATTATATTGCAGTAGCAGAAAATTATCATACTGTCTTCATATCTGACATTCCGAGTATGAGTATGCGAATCCGTGACAAG GCACGGCGGTTTATCACCCTCATCGATGAGTTATACAATCATCACTGCTGCCTATTTTGTTTAGCAGCTTCTTCAATTGATGAATTATTTCAAGGGACTGAAGAGGGTACACTTTTTGACTTGGAGAG TTTCCAGTTTGAAACAGAGATAGAAGGCGGGAAACTTCGCAGAAATGTTTTAGCAGAAGGCAACGTGGGCTCAGGAGGTGCCCCAACTGGTATTATATCAATGCTATCTGGCCAAGAAGAGATGTTTGCTTTCCGCCGAGCA GTCTCTCGCTTGATTGAAATGCAGACGCCATTATACCTGGAGGGAGTTCGTACTCTTCATCCATATTTCCTGAGACAACACCTAGAATTTGAAGAGAAATGCGCAAGCACCTTGTAA